The segment GCAGATTCAGGCGTTGCCGAAGTGTTTTGGTTGTCTTTTGTCTTTGCCATTTTTGGTAAATTTTGGCTGCAAAGGTAAGCAATCTGTTTTGAAAGTCAAAATCTAAGGGCATTTTTTAATACCACCGTTCATTTTTATTTTGCAGCGACGGCACAATAAGATTCTTGTTCTATTTTCAGAGTCGGAAAACAGAGTACCAATCAATGCCACAAAATTTTACCCAATAGGACTGTATATGGGCGTTTTTTGCTACTTTTGTAACGTCCTGCCTATATTTTAGACTCAAAAAATCTTTGAAGACTTCAATTTTTTAAATCATGCTGACTGCCGAAGAAGTAAAGTATTTGCTCAATAATCCTGATGCTGAGATAGACCGAATAGAATTTACAGAATCTACCAAAGCGATAGAAAAGTTTAGTGAGGCAATTTGTGCCTTTTCTAATGACTATCCCGACCACAAAAAGGCAGGCTACTTATTTATCGGTGTGAAGAAAGATGGCACTTTGTCGGGCTTGAAAATCACAGACGAGCTTCAAAAAGATGTGGCTTCTATTAGAAACAACGGACAAATTTTGCCACAACCAGCCCTAAGCATGGCAGTTTTTGACTTTCCACAAGGACAAGTGCTTGTGGTAGAAGTGCTACCTGCCTTTCACCCCCCCACGCTTTACAAGGGCAAGCCTTGGATTAGGGTAGGGGCGAGCAAAGCCGTCGCGAACGAAACCGAAGAGCGACGACTCATAGAAAAACGCACCGCCACAGCGCGTACCTTTGATGCCCTGCCCTGCTGGGAGGCACACTTAGACGATTTAGCCTTAGATTTGATTAAACTCTCCTACTTTCCCTTAGCGATTGACAACACGATACTAATAGAAAACCACCGCGACTTCAAACAGCAATTAGCATCTTTGCGCTTGTATGATTTGAAACACGACAAACCCACGAATGTTGCCATCTTGTTGTTTGGACTCAATCCCATTTACTTCTTTTCAGGTGCTTATATTCAATATGTGAAAGTGGCGGGTAAAGAACGGGATTTAGAGCAGGTATTGGCAGAAAAAGCCTTCAAAGGGTCTTTATTTGATGTTTTGAAAGAAATCGACGGCTTGGTGAAAAACCAAATTGTTGTATCCAGACCTATCCGCAGGCAAGACTCTTTTCAAGACACCATTTTGGCTAATTATCCTTATCAGGTGTTGCGTGAATTAGTGATGAATGCAATTATGCACAGAAGCTATGAAAGCACTGCCCCTATTTACATCTATGAATTTTCAGACCGCATAGAAATACGAAACGCAGGCGGACTGTATGGCGAAGTAAATGCGCAAAATTTTCCAAACCAAAACGCTTATCGCAACCCTATTATAGCCGAAGCGATGAAAAACCTAAAATACATCAATCGCTTCAACTTTGGGATTCCTTTTGTTCAGAAATTCTTAGCCGATAACGGGCTGCCCTTAGCAGTATTTGATATTAGTTCGCCAAGTTCCTTTTCCGTAACGCTCCAAATCAATCCCCAATGGCAAAACGCATAGTATTTTTCAATAACAAGGGCGGCGTAGGGAAGACTACTATGGTCTATCACCTCGCCTACATGTTGCGTGAATTGGGCTACAAAGTCCTTGTTGCAGATTTAGACCCCCAAACCAATCTTACGGCTATGTTCCTCGAGCAGAAACGATTAGAGGAAATTTTCTTGGGTACGAATCAGATGCTTACCATAACCGACCTGATGCGCCCTGTCATAGAAGGTGAAGGCTATAAGGGCGTGTATGTAGAACCCGTACAGGAAGGCTTGTACGAAACAAGTATCCATTTATTGCTGGGTAATTTGGCTCTTTCTGCTTATGAGGATAAGTTAAGTAGTAGTTGGGCGGCTTGTGTGGATAGAGACCCTTACTCATTTAAGGTAGTTTCGTTGTTTCATAGAATTATGACAGATGCTACAAAAGTAACCCAAGCCGACTTTGTATTGATTGATGTAGGTCCGAATTTGGGTGCTATCAATCGCGCCGTTTTAATAGCTTCTGACTACGTTATTTTGCCCGTAGGTTCGGATTTGTTTTCGCTGCAAGGCATCAAAAACTTAGGCATTACTCTAAAAAATTGGCGAGCAGAATGGGAAGATAGAAAAGGTAGAAACCCCAAACCAGAGGAAATTAGGCTACCCGAAGGCAAAATGCAAGCCGTAGGCTATATCACGACTCAACACACCGCTAAGGAAAATCGCCCTGTCAATGCTTACTTGCGCTGGTCAAATAGGATACCACAAACCTATAAAGAATATATCTTAGGACAGCCCAATAATGACTTATTAGAAGTAGAACAAGACCCTCACTGTTTGGGTATGATTCGCCACTATCATAGCCTGATGCCCATGGCTATGGAGGCTAAAAAACCTATCTTTTCCCTCAAACCCGCCGACGGAGCTATTGGGGCGCATTTTCAGGCAACCCAAAAGGTGTATAAGGATTTTAAAAAAGTTACAGAAAAAATTATTGCTGCCTGCCAATAGTTCCTACGCTAAAAGCGATACAAGTCGGCGGCTTTAAAGTGCCACTGCGGTAGTATTAGCTCCTGCCCGACCTGATACCAAGCACTGCCGTCTGACAAATTTTTCAGGACATGAAAACTTTGGGCAGGCATAAAACCTTGAATGAGCAAAATCTTTCGCTCCTTTGTAACCTGATTTTCAATCATATCCGCCACCAAAACGGCATGCCCGAAGGGTGCGCCCGTTTGGATAAAAATATCACCGACACGCAAGTCTTGAAGTGCTACCTTTTTGAGTTGGGGAAGCAAAGAGGCAGTATTGGCATAGGTATAGACAAAATTTAGATACTGCTGGAACGTGCTTTTATCCTGATTAGGTTTTGCTTTTGGCTCAAATTGCCACTTATTGCCTGCCAAAACGGGGCGTTTTCCTGCTGCATAGCTTTCAAAATCTGCCATCTGACCCGTAGCAAGCCTAAATTTAATTTTATCAAAACGCCTACTTTCATAGTGATATTCGGCATATAGGCGCATGACCATATCGGCGCACTGCTCGATGTCCTTTTTGCCAATGGGCTTATCTAAAACAGCATAATGCCCTGATTGATAGCCATTTAAAGAGCCGTCATAGTTGTAGATAGGCGCGTTTTTTTGCACCACAAGCGGAATACTCCTCAAAAAAGCTCCAAAACTTTGTGGCTCGCTTTTTACACGCTCATATCCCTGAGGAAGCGGAATTGTCCCAATTTGGGTAGGCAAGGAACTTTGACCCAAAAGCAGCGATTTAGGAATAAAGAGGGCGAAGGTAAGCCATAAACAAACCTGTGTGCATCTTTTTTTCATGTTTTTTTGGTTGTTTTGAATAGGATAGACAATTTTTTTGTATCATTGTTTTTCCACTTTTATTCTATTAAACACAAAATGGCAATATTTTTTTTATTTCTTTTAG is part of the Hugenholtzia roseola DSM 9546 genome and harbors:
- a CDS encoding DUF4846 domain-containing protein, translating into MKKRCTQVCLWLTFALFIPKSLLLGQSSLPTQIGTIPLPQGYERVKSEPQSFGAFLRSIPLVVQKNAPIYNYDGSLNGYQSGHYAVLDKPIGKKDIEQCADMVMRLYAEYHYESRRFDKIKFRLATGQMADFESYAAGKRPVLAGNKWQFEPKAKPNQDKSTFQQYLNFVYTYANTASLLPQLKKVALQDLRVGDIFIQTGAPFGHAVLVADMIENQVTKERKILLIQGFMPAQSFHVLKNLSDGSAWYQVGQELILPQWHFKAADLYRF
- a CDS encoding RNA-binding domain-containing protein, with translation MLTAEEVKYLLNNPDAEIDRIEFTESTKAIEKFSEAICAFSNDYPDHKKAGYLFIGVKKDGTLSGLKITDELQKDVASIRNNGQILPQPALSMAVFDFPQGQVLVVEVLPAFHPPTLYKGKPWIRVGASKAVANETEERRLIEKRTATARTFDALPCWEAHLDDLALDLIKLSYFPLAIDNTILIENHRDFKQQLASLRLYDLKHDKPTNVAILLFGLNPIYFFSGAYIQYVKVAGKERDLEQVLAEKAFKGSLFDVLKEIDGLVKNQIVVSRPIRRQDSFQDTILANYPYQVLRELVMNAIMHRSYESTAPIYIYEFSDRIEIRNAGGLYGEVNAQNFPNQNAYRNPIIAEAMKNLKYINRFNFGIPFVQKFLADNGLPLAVFDISSPSSFSVTLQINPQWQNA
- a CDS encoding ParA family protein, which translates into the protein MAKRIVFFNNKGGVGKTTMVYHLAYMLRELGYKVLVADLDPQTNLTAMFLEQKRLEEIFLGTNQMLTITDLMRPVIEGEGYKGVYVEPVQEGLYETSIHLLLGNLALSAYEDKLSSSWAACVDRDPYSFKVVSLFHRIMTDATKVTQADFVLIDVGPNLGAINRAVLIASDYVILPVGSDLFSLQGIKNLGITLKNWRAEWEDRKGRNPKPEEIRLPEGKMQAVGYITTQHTAKENRPVNAYLRWSNRIPQTYKEYILGQPNNDLLEVEQDPHCLGMIRHYHSLMPMAMEAKKPIFSLKPADGAIGAHFQATQKVYKDFKKVTEKIIAACQ